One window of Dehalobacterium formicoaceticum genomic DNA carries:
- a CDS encoding ANTAR domain-containing response regulator yields MMESALIISNTEKSITYFTEMLSAASINQIVALQSCAEARRRRLEQDFDLIIINAPLRDESGESLSRHFASIGISQVILVVANEHFEAVSAICENDGVLTISKPINKAVFWSALKLARAAQSRLKRMQDENSSLKKKIEDVRIVGRAKCILISHLNMSEQEAHRYIEKQAMDMRTTKRAIAEGILKNYEN; encoded by the coding sequence ATGATGGAAAGCGCTTTGATAATTTCAAACACGGAAAAAAGCATTACTTATTTTACCGAAATGTTAAGTGCGGCTTCTATCAATCAAATCGTTGCCTTACAATCATGCGCTGAAGCGCGGCGGCGGCGTTTAGAACAGGATTTCGATTTGATAATCATAAACGCGCCCCTTCGGGATGAATCTGGTGAGAGCTTATCAAGGCATTTTGCATCCATAGGGATCAGTCAAGTTATTCTTGTTGTGGCAAATGAGCATTTTGAGGCTGTATCCGCGATCTGCGAAAATGACGGTGTGCTGACAATTTCCAAACCAATCAACAAGGCTGTATTTTGGTCGGCGTTGAAACTTGCGAGAGCGGCACAAAGCAGATTAAAGCGGATGCAAGATGAAAACAGCAGCTTGAAAAAGAAAATTGAAGATGTACGCATAGTTGGTCGGGCAAAATGCATATTGATTTCCCACCTCAATATGAGTGAACAAGAAGCGCACCGATATATAGAAAAACAAGCGATGGATATGCGCACAACAAAAAGGGCGATTGCTGAGGGGATACTAAAAAATTATGAGAATTGA
- the purF gene encoding amidophosphoribosyltransferase: MRIEDKLNEECAVFGVSLTTDEAVGLTYNGLLSLQHRGQEGAGIAVVDDNNILYHKDVGLVSEVFCGGEFKNLSKGRIAVGHTRYSTTGNNKRENVGPFITEYLTGRIATAHNGNITNALDLRHQLKENGLYFHATSDSEVVSSLIAYCITKEQNTVLGVVKAADFLQGAFSLVIASGDNKLIAVRDPNGFRPLCIGQNGIGYAIASESCALEACGFEFIRDVLPGEIIVVENGSLTHQGVRLGNKDDGHGLCIFEYVYFARPDSVIDGLSIYEARHNMGTVLAEEYPVEADIVCGVPDSGLEAASGYSAQSGIPLVSGFVKNRYIGRSFIYPTQSQRDSAVRLKLNPLTTNIQGKRIVLVDDSIVRGTTSEKIVRSLKNAGAKEVHVRISSPPFRHTCHYGTDIDSEENLIANHMDINEIRHKIGADSLGYISIEGLKRACGKCVLPFCTSCFTGHGESMPRKKDIFE, from the coding sequence ATGAGAATTGAAGATAAATTAAACGAGGAATGTGCAGTTTTTGGGGTTAGTTTAACTACAGATGAGGCGGTGGGTCTTACCTATAACGGCTTGCTGTCGCTACAGCATCGCGGTCAGGAAGGGGCGGGCATCGCCGTAGTAGATGATAACAATATCCTGTATCACAAGGATGTGGGCCTTGTTAGTGAGGTATTTTGCGGCGGTGAGTTTAAAAATCTGTCTAAGGGAAGAATTGCTGTTGGACATACCCGCTATTCGACAACCGGCAACAATAAAAGAGAAAACGTGGGACCATTCATAACAGAGTATTTGACAGGACGGATCGCGACTGCGCACAACGGCAATATCACAAACGCGCTGGATTTACGGCATCAACTAAAAGAGAATGGACTTTATTTCCACGCGACCAGTGACAGCGAGGTTGTGTCATCATTGATCGCATATTGTATAACCAAAGAACAAAATACAGTGTTGGGTGTGGTCAAGGCGGCTGATTTCTTACAGGGAGCGTTTTCCCTTGTCATTGCAAGCGGTGATAATAAGCTTATTGCCGTGCGCGATCCAAACGGTTTCCGGCCCCTTTGTATTGGGCAAAATGGGATTGGTTATGCCATCGCGTCGGAGAGCTGCGCTTTGGAAGCTTGCGGGTTTGAGTTCATAAGGGATGTATTGCCAGGTGAGATCATTGTTGTAGAAAACGGCAGCCTGACCCATCAAGGAGTAAGGCTGGGTAACAAAGATGATGGGCACGGGCTATGTATTTTTGAGTATGTGTACTTTGCCAGACCCGATTCGGTAATCGACGGGCTAAGTATCTATGAAGCTCGTCACAATATGGGTACTGTTTTAGCTGAGGAATATCCCGTGGAGGCCGATATTGTCTGCGGCGTACCGGACAGTGGGCTGGAAGCCGCGAGCGGATACAGTGCACAAAGCGGGATACCGCTGGTGTCAGGTTTTGTTAAGAACCGTTATATCGGTAGGAGTTTTATCTATCCGACACAATCACAGCGAGATAGCGCTGTCCGGTTGAAACTCAATCCCCTTACAACAAATATCCAAGGGAAAAGAATTGTGCTTGTTGACGATTCTATCGTGCGCGGTACAACCAGCGAAAAGATTGTCAGGAGCTTAAAGAACGCGGGTGCGAAAGAGGTGCATGTGAGGATTTCGTCACCGCCCTTTCGCCATACCTGTCATTACGGAACAGATATCGACAGTGAGGAAAACCTGATCGCAAATCATATGGACATCAATGAAATCCGTCATAAAATCGGCGCGGACAGTTTGGGATATATCAGCATAGAAGGATTAAAAAGAGCGTGCGGGAAGTGCGTGTTACCATTTTGCACATCATGTTTCACTGGACACGGCGAAAGTATGCCCAGGAAAAAAGATATTTTTGAGTGA
- the guaA gene encoding glutamine-hydrolyzing GMP synthase, with protein MSQLVLVLDFGGQYKELIARTVRGVSVYSEIKPGHLSADEVRRLNPIGIILTGGPKSVYLADSPKCDPEIWELGIPILGICYGMQMMCHMLGGEVAPKDAGEYGRVTVTSAAPLSKLFDGVKKAFSALMSHRDAVTRLPEGFRMTASTTTCIAACENATRKLYGVQFHPETEHTEGGREIIKSFLYDICAAVGDYKLDDYIDTQVRRIRNQVGNNKVLLALSGGVDSSVCASLLSKAIPEQLICIFVDHGFMRLHEGDEIEGVFSKRKLRFIRINAHERFLAKLKGVTKPETKRKLIGEEFIRVFEEEAGKLGDIRFLAQGTIYPDIVESGGQHGATIKSHHNVGGLPENLAFSEVIEPLSGLFKDEVRILGRKLGLPAFLVNRQPFPGPGLAIRVMGEVTEEKLEVLRGADAILREELDGARRRPDQYFAVLTDTFSVGVKGDDRTYDPVIAIRAVSTSDFMTCEYTEIPHRILRRISSRITSEIPSVSRVVYDITSKPPATVEWE; from the coding sequence ATGAGTCAGCTTGTATTGGTGCTTGATTTTGGCGGTCAGTATAAGGAGCTTATTGCACGGACAGTCAGGGGGGTGTCCGTGTATTCGGAAATAAAACCGGGTCATTTGTCGGCTGATGAGGTACGGCGGCTCAATCCTATCGGTATTATTCTGACAGGCGGGCCCAAAAGCGTGTATCTGGCCGACTCTCCCAAGTGCGACCCTGAGATATGGGAGCTGGGAATTCCCATCCTCGGCATTTGCTACGGTATGCAGATGATGTGTCATATGCTTGGCGGCGAGGTCGCGCCTAAGGACGCAGGTGAATATGGGCGTGTCACAGTGACTTCGGCCGCGCCTTTATCAAAATTGTTTGATGGTGTAAAAAAGGCCTTCTCCGCATTAATGAGCCATAGGGATGCGGTTACCCGTCTTCCCGAAGGCTTCCGTATGACAGCCTCTACCACCACCTGTATTGCAGCTTGTGAGAATGCCACTCGAAAATTATACGGAGTGCAGTTCCATCCGGAAACAGAACATACCGAGGGTGGGCGTGAAATCATTAAAAGCTTTTTATATGATATCTGCGCCGCAGTGGGTGATTATAAGCTGGATGATTATATCGACACACAGGTAAGGCGGATACGGAACCAAGTTGGAAATAATAAGGTGTTGCTTGCCCTGTCAGGCGGGGTTGATTCTTCGGTATGCGCGAGTCTGCTTAGTAAGGCCATACCGGAGCAGCTTATCTGCATCTTTGTTGATCATGGCTTCATGCGCCTCCATGAGGGTGACGAAATAGAGGGTGTATTTTCTAAACGCAAGCTTCGTTTTATTCGCATTAATGCCCATGAACGCTTTCTTGCCAAATTGAAAGGGGTGACTAAACCTGAGACAAAGCGGAAACTTATCGGCGAGGAATTCATCCGTGTATTCGAGGAGGAAGCCGGTAAGCTCGGGGATATCCGGTTTTTGGCGCAGGGAACGATCTACCCGGACATTGTCGAATCCGGCGGTCAGCATGGTGCGACAATCAAAAGCCATCACAACGTGGGGGGGCTTCCCGAAAATCTCGCTTTTAGCGAAGTCATAGAGCCGCTGTCGGGGCTTTTTAAGGATGAGGTTCGTATTCTCGGCAGAAAATTAGGATTACCGGCGTTTCTTGTAAACCGCCAACCGTTTCCGGGACCGGGGCTTGCCATCCGTGTTATGGGCGAAGTTACGGAGGAAAAGCTGGAGGTTTTGCGCGGAGCCGATGCCATTCTTCGGGAAGAACTTGACGGTGCGAGGCGCAGGCCGGATCAATATTTCGCTGTATTAACCGATACTTTTTCCGTAGGTGTCAAGGGTGATGACAGGACATATGACCCCGTGATTGCAATCCGTGCTGTATCTACCAGTGATTTTATGACCTGCGAGTATACCGAAATCCCGCACAGAATCTTGCGGCGCATATCGTCACGGATCACAAGCGAGATACCGTCTGTCAGCCGCGTGGTGTATGACATTACTTCAAAGCCCCCGGCTACGGTGGAATGGGAGTGA